In Vibrio crassostreae, the following are encoded in one genomic region:
- the traG gene encoding conjugal transfer mating-pair stabilization protein TraG, with translation MILEYYTYTSGEVVNKAFNALATFFRTNTFGDYLQMCMMLGLVTSLFIFMLSRNPKDLIKWMVVFFAVPLFLINMKADMLIIDKTQPGKAYKVDNVPYLVAVPTYFFSSIMVGMAEGVEGIFTTSDDERYGRTGMLFGSELYQLSRQSRINELALQKLWRDYFHNCMIGDVRINGKYTWDELFAAPDIFAFLDGVRQSPLRALFLDEGGGQSTYKRCEEAYPIIKQRFNDAADKNMSLLAHQLLGKDADRYKPQVVQSLQRSYNKFFAISTSASNTIKQNMLMNELRYNLDSLDPTQAALNYAYTTNKLQTTSMWASLGLMAREYLPMLHTMMFMLFACLGFFVAGAAVIPGLTMMVLKNYFGTFAFLATWPALFAIINGFQLWGLESLSTDVSGKFGGLVLSNANTADELHSRFAWMTGILMVAVPMIAKGILKGGQEVLSSMNYQLSSMINSTNARASAAASTGNLDFGSMQIDNHSMNNTHANKFDTNTLTNQGHTYTQNPDGSVTTQHGDGRTTYDSSQTTSRGNISANTQSMLQESVANARSHTAQNLEQNSTQLGQTIQGGAALSDRWHDSVSKNLAYGEGSTSGFNTQVSQGMNDMQTAVNSVSQQTGWTKDQSQAYLQSVYGGFEGGVGTGKGASPFNLGASGGVKWSDDERTAYSKMNTEQKQQLEQATKQYTEGANAVTSAGTQVDNKDTRTSVEQFAHDFAINASNTKSLGASVMQSQSDLNALSNTQTRLDSGSASFTANAIQGFQNYLEKQLEQPDVQRLMTAHQPEDIADAKKSWQEFTRTEAFATMAGLDGDAAKIVGKMNQAHQATTPTGPLTLSPEQNNTMEKEWGSTVDTVAATRTAMLHNNETGGLFNQERFDGVTDEVRYQQEEAQKPISKPEPMIKLTIASQVEEEVTPPERTEYVTSDQAYPSAPRYTKKPKA, from the coding sequence ATGATACTCGAATATTACACTTACACTTCCGGCGAAGTGGTCAACAAAGCCTTTAATGCGCTGGCCACTTTTTTTAGAACCAATACCTTTGGGGATTACTTACAGATGTGCATGATGCTGGGGCTTGTTACCAGTTTGTTTATCTTCATGCTGTCACGGAATCCCAAAGACCTCATCAAATGGATGGTGGTGTTCTTTGCTGTGCCCCTGTTTCTAATCAATATGAAAGCCGACATGCTTATCATCGATAAGACGCAACCGGGTAAGGCTTACAAGGTGGATAATGTCCCTTACCTCGTGGCCGTGCCTACTTACTTTTTCTCTTCTATCATGGTGGGGATGGCCGAAGGCGTGGAAGGCATTTTCACCACCTCTGACGATGAGCGTTATGGTCGGACTGGGATGCTGTTTGGCTCTGAGCTTTATCAGCTCTCAAGACAATCCAGAATCAATGAGTTGGCGCTACAAAAGCTCTGGCGAGACTACTTTCATAACTGCATGATTGGGGATGTGAGAATCAACGGGAAATACACCTGGGATGAACTCTTTGCCGCGCCTGATATTTTTGCCTTTCTAGACGGCGTTAGGCAAAGCCCACTGCGCGCCCTTTTTCTTGATGAAGGGGGCGGTCAAAGCACCTACAAGCGGTGCGAAGAAGCCTACCCTATCATCAAGCAGCGCTTTAATGATGCCGCAGATAAAAACATGAGTTTGTTAGCGCATCAATTGCTCGGCAAAGACGCGGACCGTTATAAACCCCAAGTGGTGCAATCGTTGCAGCGCAGCTACAACAAATTTTTTGCCATCAGTACCAGCGCGTCCAACACCATCAAACAAAATATGTTGATGAACGAGCTGCGCTATAACCTTGATAGCCTAGACCCAACGCAAGCCGCGCTCAATTACGCCTATACCACCAACAAACTGCAAACCACCTCGATGTGGGCGTCATTGGGCTTAATGGCGAGAGAATACTTGCCGATGCTCCATACGATGATGTTTATGTTGTTCGCGTGTTTGGGCTTCTTTGTTGCCGGGGCGGCAGTCATTCCTGGCTTAACCATGATGGTGCTCAAAAACTATTTTGGCACGTTTGCCTTTTTGGCCACTTGGCCAGCCTTGTTTGCCATCATCAACGGCTTTCAGCTTTGGGGGCTGGAGTCTCTGTCTACGGATGTCTCGGGGAAGTTCGGAGGGCTGGTGCTCTCCAACGCGAATACCGCGGATGAGCTTCACAGTCGCTTCGCCTGGATGACCGGTATCTTGATGGTAGCCGTCCCTATGATAGCCAAAGGGATTTTAAAAGGCGGTCAAGAAGTCCTGTCGAGCATGAACTATCAGCTATCGAGCATGATTAACTCGACCAATGCTAGAGCCAGTGCTGCGGCTTCCACGGGTAATCTGGATTTTGGCAGTATGCAGATTGACAACCACAGCATGAACAACACGCATGCCAATAAGTTTGATACAAATACCCTAACCAACCAGGGCCACACCTACACCCAAAACCCAGACGGCTCGGTGACCACACAACACGGAGATGGGCGCACCACCTACGACAGCTCACAAACCACCAGTCGCGGCAACATCAGCGCCAACACGCAAAGCATGCTGCAAGAGAGTGTGGCGAATGCCCGTAGTCACACAGCGCAAAACCTAGAGCAAAATAGCACCCAACTGGGTCAAACTATCCAAGGAGGCGCCGCGCTGAGCGACCGCTGGCATGACAGTGTGAGTAAAAACCTGGCTTACGGTGAAGGCAGCACCAGTGGCTTTAACACTCAAGTCAGTCAAGGCATGAATGACATGCAAACGGCAGTGAACAGCGTAAGTCAACAAACGGGTTGGACGAAAGACCAATCACAAGCTTACCTGCAAAGTGTCTATGGCGGCTTCGAGGGCGGCGTAGGCACAGGCAAAGGGGCATCGCCATTCAATTTAGGCGCCAGTGGCGGTGTGAAATGGTCTGATGATGAACGTACGGCTTACAGCAAGATGAATACCGAGCAAAAGCAGCAGCTTGAGCAAGCCACGAAACAATACACCGAAGGGGCCAATGCCGTGACCAGTGCCGGTACGCAGGTGGATAATAAAGACACCCGAACTTCGGTTGAGCAGTTTGCGCATGATTTTGCGATTAACGCCAGCAACACCAAGTCTCTTGGTGCTAGCGTGATGCAAAGCCAATCGGACTTGAACGCCCTATCGAATACTCAAACGCGCCTAGACTCTGGCAGTGCCAGCTTTACGGCCAACGCGATTCAAGGCTTCCAGAATTACCTAGAAAAACAGTTAGAACAACCAGACGTCCAACGCCTAATGACCGCCCATCAACCGGAAGATATTGCCGATGCTAAAAAGTCTTGGCAAGAATTCACTCGCACTGAAGCGTTCGCCACCATGGCGGGGCTCGATGGTGATGCGGCAAAAATTGTGGGCAAAATGAACCAAGCGCACCAAGCCACCACACCGACAGGGCCACTTACCCTCTCACCGGAGCAAAACAACACGATGGAGAAAGAATGGGGGAGTACCGTCGATACCGTGGCTGCTACCCGCACGGCTATGCTGCACAACAATGAAACGGGCGGACTGTTTAATCAAGAGCGCTTTGATGGTGTCACCGATGAAGTGAGGTATCAACAAGAGGAGGCGCAGAAACCCATCAGCAAACCTGAGCCGATGATTAAACTGACCATCGCGTCGCAAGTCGAAGAGGAGGTCACTCCACCCGAAAGGACGGAATACGTCACCTCCGACCAAGCCTATCCATCAGCGCCAAGATACACAAAAAAACCGAAAGCATAA
- a CDS encoding conjugal transfer protein TraH, which translates to MKRSLFHHLSTVSVHKRVIPFVLISLSSASHADTNHSLARFFDNSGYNANVSNPTAYQGQSANYYTGGSLFVRNQIVDAQLVSVTVPSISTGCSGIDMFMGGFSHISSDQLVKLGKAIIHNAPPFIVNLALQTWAPQLKQNLDNLQARLDKYLNQSVNSCEAAQASIGGLAAFALPATKKHVCAALGTQNNAFSDWVQGQQECGAGGKAAGQLANAKKDPALKDMTQTHHNVVWSAIMNNAFLSSDKNLAQFMMSLSGTYVYDKDGNPRYYPSLLTDNNNLVNVLLEGGKSDVYQCRKTAPDACITITKRNNLSITQANGIQNQIRKQLDSILQKIATDQRLTRQQEGFLELIQTPVLKFFIDDLSAKQPPDTSNYSRMIAVELLNQYLVSMLNVASQSLANTNNSQDDIALITRDIDNAKRFTAGLADKAIEALNKRNQLIDSQRKTALQSTNEISTTTKPAQAYGN; encoded by the coding sequence ATGAAGCGATCACTTTTCCACCACTTATCCACCGTTTCGGTGCATAAGCGAGTTATTCCTTTCGTTCTTATCAGCTTATCAAGCGCTAGCCACGCCGACACCAACCACTCACTGGCGCGTTTTTTTGATAACTCAGGGTATAACGCCAACGTCTCAAACCCAACGGCTTACCAAGGGCAGTCGGCCAACTACTACACCGGTGGCAGTTTGTTTGTGCGTAATCAAATTGTCGATGCACAATTGGTCAGCGTCACGGTCCCTTCAATCAGTACGGGATGCTCTGGCATTGATATGTTTATGGGAGGATTTTCACACATCAGCTCAGACCAACTGGTGAAACTGGGCAAAGCGATTATTCATAATGCTCCTCCTTTTATTGTCAATTTAGCCCTGCAAACCTGGGCGCCGCAGCTCAAACAAAACCTGGATAATCTCCAAGCCAGGCTCGACAAATATCTCAATCAATCGGTGAACTCTTGTGAAGCCGCGCAAGCGTCCATCGGTGGACTGGCCGCCTTTGCTTTGCCCGCCACCAAAAAGCACGTCTGCGCGGCCCTCGGCACACAAAACAATGCCTTCTCGGATTGGGTGCAAGGTCAGCAGGAATGTGGCGCAGGAGGCAAAGCGGCCGGTCAATTAGCGAACGCCAAAAAGGATCCAGCGCTAAAAGATATGACCCAAACCCATCACAACGTGGTCTGGTCTGCGATCATGAATAACGCTTTTTTGTCCTCCGACAAAAATCTAGCGCAATTTATGATGAGCTTGTCAGGCACTTACGTGTACGACAAAGACGGCAACCCGCGTTACTACCCTAGCCTTTTGACCGACAACAACAATCTGGTCAATGTCTTGCTCGAAGGGGGCAAGTCTGACGTTTATCAGTGTCGCAAAACAGCCCCTGATGCGTGCATTACCATTACCAAGCGCAATAACCTCTCCATCACTCAAGCCAACGGGATTCAAAACCAGATACGCAAACAACTGGACTCGATACTGCAAAAGATAGCCACCGACCAAAGACTCACGCGTCAACAAGAGGGCTTTCTGGAGCTGATTCAAACGCCGGTACTCAAGTTCTTTATTGACGACTTATCCGCCAAGCAACCCCCCGATACCAGCAACTACTCGCGAATGATAGCGGTGGAGCTGCTTAATCAGTACCTCGTGAGCATGTTAAATGTTGCCAGCCAATCCTTAGCCAACACCAACAACAGCCAGGATGACATCGCCCTCATCACTCGTGATATCGATAACGCCAAACGCTTTACCGCGGGGCTTGCCGATAAAGCCATTGAAGCGCTCAACAAACGCAATCAACTGATTGATTCGCAGAGAAAAACCGCGCTGCAAAGCACAAATGAAATCAGCACGACCACCAAACCTGCGCAAGCTTATGGGAACTGA
- the trbB gene encoding type-F conjugative transfer system pilin assembly thiol-disulfide isomerase TrbB, translating to MPFFRTLVLAFLIHATTAHAAMQNQYALVFFFESTCPYCHKTAPKITRLGERFQLPVYAFSVDGPGILGFEVPIPVTPEIGKTFFPGQRKTVMPATFLMNVNSRKFSRLSIGDVPESTLAHSIQNALNDPRVQEALQ from the coding sequence ATGCCATTTTTTCGTACCCTTGTGCTGGCTTTTTTGATTCATGCAACCACCGCACATGCTGCTATGCAAAACCAATATGCCCTGGTGTTCTTTTTTGAAAGCACCTGCCCGTACTGCCATAAGACAGCTCCTAAAATCACTCGCCTTGGCGAACGATTTCAATTACCGGTTTACGCCTTCTCTGTTGATGGTCCAGGCATTCTAGGGTTTGAGGTCCCTATTCCTGTCACACCAGAGATAGGCAAAACCTTTTTTCCAGGCCAGAGGAAAACGGTCATGCCTGCGACCTTTTTAATGAACGTCAACAGCCGTAAATTCTCACGTCTGAGCATTGGAGACGTCCCAGAAAGCACGCTGGCTCATAGCATTCAGAACGCCCTTAACGATCCGCGTGTGCAGGAGGCGCTGCAATGA
- the traF gene encoding type-F conjugative transfer system pilin assembly protein TraF — translation MMMKNPLLCVITLTLLAHLPPTLAHETPLGWRWYNEPKARPDKPKPKPLPSNTQTTVSSPKTLSATEQMDWFHSVHIEAQNDAVIHPKDKDKLAKFLALNHFITDQTDQLGMTFKALLLERPEFSYTKDHPTEQAARQVYLELEEKKKTAAVENMKQDGWGFFFVYDGEDTLSQQLAPSIQAFADRYHFELLGISNDGTFITHLKENRHNQGKVSVPFTPALILVQPSTGEMKPLAYGWISQNDLIGRFYNVATNFEQSDF, via the coding sequence ATGATGATGAAAAATCCACTGCTTTGCGTCATTACCCTAACGCTGCTTGCCCACCTCCCACCCACTCTGGCTCATGAAACCCCTCTAGGGTGGCGATGGTACAACGAGCCTAAGGCAAGGCCCGACAAACCCAAACCTAAGCCGCTACCAAGCAACACGCAAACCACAGTATCAAGCCCTAAAACCCTATCGGCCACCGAACAGATGGACTGGTTTCACTCTGTGCATATTGAGGCGCAAAACGACGCGGTCATTCATCCCAAAGATAAAGACAAGCTCGCGAAGTTTTTAGCGTTAAATCATTTTATCACGGACCAAACCGACCAATTGGGCATGACCTTTAAAGCGCTGCTGCTCGAAAGACCGGAGTTTTCTTACACCAAAGACCATCCGACCGAGCAAGCAGCAAGACAGGTGTATTTAGAGTTAGAGGAGAAGAAGAAAACCGCGGCGGTTGAAAATATGAAGCAAGACGGATGGGGCTTTTTCTTTGTCTATGACGGGGAAGATACACTGAGCCAGCAACTCGCCCCATCCATTCAAGCGTTTGCTGACCGATACCATTTTGAGCTCCTTGGGATCAGTAATGACGGAACCTTCATCACTCACCTCAAAGAAAACCGCCACAATCAAGGCAAAGTCTCGGTGCCTTTTACGCCCGCCTTAATTTTGGTGCAGCCAAGCACTGGAGAGATGAAGCCACTGGCGTACGGCTGGATAAGCCAAAATGATTTAATTGGACGCTTTTACAACGTCGCCACCAATTTTGAGCAATCGGATTTTTAA
- the traN gene encoding type-F conjugative transfer system mating-pair stabilization protein TraN: protein MRIDLWTALTLSLLSTISLASEQHTFTESAHWAKQTASQALTPHALPLNVDDYCKDATCRKEIRSPKESTLSDSEINAQKGTEFVTNELAQDINANFNKGRPDVKYDPAMRFALLGQENAFEITHGISNAYVDCDSGSQCLIEHIPKQCHRPTNNNVPCTKVPVASVSTGEVSYRCPSGWTQQGRDCQRPLPQCRYNNDNYVRQSGTRRGFSGLETTYFWDGKIVSPNQGYTLGELIHTINLNWQWSAYWHKRYQICRPTTQTKKATLSCSNGFSLSGGNCIKNNMTWRTQCSLMNSCNVTSQQCLEGRATRSVNGIPTTLNCWKYQVNHRCDRPDTCADLPKDCTTQTRHCSLKQNGVCVEQEVTKSCAEKTCRATDLQCGEHSFCLDGECYVPEPKLNGNFDKSVAALAGLAEAVKDIGDPPKIFTGKPMKCNKKLAGFNDCCKDSGWGQGLGAKCSEAEEALGKAKEKGLTLYVGQYCAKKVLGVCTRKKRSYCVYDNKLAKIIQEQGSIQQLGKRLGSAKNPTCAAITPEELGQINFEHIDFKEFYPEMRANTNLPNFDEIKKRLQSATGG from the coding sequence ATGCGCATTGACCTTTGGACTGCGCTCACGCTCAGTCTTTTATCCACTATCTCGCTTGCCAGCGAACAACACACTTTTACCGAGAGCGCTCATTGGGCGAAACAAACGGCAAGCCAAGCGCTCACGCCTCATGCCCTCCCGCTCAATGTCGATGACTATTGCAAAGACGCCACGTGTCGAAAAGAGATCCGCAGTCCAAAAGAATCCACACTGTCAGACAGTGAGATCAATGCACAAAAAGGGACAGAGTTTGTGACCAATGAACTGGCTCAAGACATCAACGCGAACTTCAATAAAGGTCGACCCGATGTTAAATACGACCCGGCGATGCGCTTTGCCTTACTTGGCCAAGAGAATGCTTTTGAAATCACTCATGGCATCTCAAATGCCTATGTCGATTGTGATAGCGGCTCCCAGTGCCTTATCGAACACATTCCTAAACAGTGTCATCGTCCAACGAATAACAATGTGCCTTGTACAAAAGTTCCCGTTGCCTCCGTGAGCACCGGTGAGGTGAGCTACCGCTGTCCATCCGGTTGGACACAACAAGGGAGGGATTGCCAACGCCCCCTCCCACAATGCCGATACAATAATGACAATTACGTAAGGCAATCAGGGACTAGAAGAGGTTTTTCGGGATTAGAAACCACGTATTTTTGGGATGGAAAGATAGTCTCTCCCAACCAAGGCTACACGCTTGGCGAGTTAATACATACCATCAACTTAAACTGGCAATGGAGCGCATACTGGCATAAACGCTACCAGATTTGTCGACCCACCACACAAACGAAAAAAGCCACATTGAGCTGCTCAAACGGATTCTCTTTATCCGGGGGGAACTGCATCAAGAACAATATGACCTGGCGAACACAATGCAGCCTGATGAACTCGTGCAATGTCACTAGCCAGCAATGTCTTGAAGGCCGAGCCACACGCTCGGTGAATGGCATTCCCACCACGCTCAACTGTTGGAAATATCAGGTTAACCATCGTTGTGACCGCCCTGACACCTGCGCGGACCTCCCGAAAGACTGTACGACTCAAACTCGACATTGCAGCCTGAAGCAAAATGGGGTGTGCGTCGAGCAAGAGGTCACAAAGAGCTGTGCTGAGAAGACATGCCGAGCCACTGACCTGCAATGTGGTGAGCACTCCTTCTGTCTTGACGGAGAGTGCTATGTGCCCGAGCCCAAACTTAACGGCAACTTTGACAAGTCCGTCGCCGCGCTAGCGGGGCTTGCCGAAGCCGTGAAAGACATCGGAGACCCACCCAAAATATTCACGGGTAAGCCGATGAAGTGCAATAAGAAACTCGCGGGTTTTAACGATTGTTGTAAAGACTCAGGATGGGGGCAAGGATTGGGAGCGAAATGCAGCGAAGCGGAAGAAGCGCTGGGGAAAGCCAAAGAGAAAGGCTTAACCCTGTACGTGGGGCAATACTGCGCCAAGAAAGTGCTGGGTGTCTGCACACGTAAAAAGCGCAGTTACTGCGTTTACGACAACAAGCTGGCCAAAATCATTCAAGAGCAAGGCTCTATTCAGCAACTGGGTAAACGGTTAGGCAGTGCAAAAAATCCCACCTGCGCCGCCATTACTCCCGAAGAACTGGGTCAAATCAACTTTGAGCACATTGATTTTAAAGAGTTCTACCCAGAAATGCGAGCCAACACCAACCTCCCCAACTTTGATGAAATCAAGAAACGACTTCAAAGTGCCACGGGCGGATAA
- the trbC gene encoding type-F conjugative transfer system pilin assembly protein TrbC: protein MTIPSFESTFRRSLVFLCFFIALPTQAYTEQELKAFAKLEQKMTQQPEAAKAWPTDDIQNKAQAYREEALTLSRKVQELIKEETLSPLLGRQKPTRHPDQAPKGVMVFVSLTMPKTALKQLLMQSEHLGVPLVIRGVLPEGFPATVKRIEALIRSPNKAPIQSGFSISPDWFKQFDIHHVPAFVSVKKNRCLPKQPCKTSDYDILYGNISLYQALDYLAAGDAQQNIHPLLRTLYSQ, encoded by the coding sequence ATGACCATTCCATCTTTTGAGAGCACCTTTAGGCGCTCTCTTGTTTTTCTGTGTTTTTTTATCGCGTTACCCACCCAAGCTTACACGGAGCAAGAGCTCAAAGCTTTTGCCAAGCTTGAGCAAAAAATGACTCAACAACCGGAGGCGGCGAAGGCGTGGCCTACGGACGACATACAAAATAAAGCCCAGGCTTATCGAGAAGAAGCGCTGACTCTCAGCCGCAAGGTTCAAGAGTTGATAAAAGAAGAGACTCTTTCCCCCTTGCTAGGAAGACAAAAGCCCACGCGCCACCCTGACCAAGCCCCAAAAGGGGTGATGGTGTTTGTGTCACTCACCATGCCCAAGACCGCGCTCAAGCAGCTTCTGATGCAAAGTGAACACTTAGGCGTGCCACTGGTGATACGCGGTGTCTTACCCGAAGGTTTTCCGGCCACGGTCAAGCGGATCGAGGCCTTGATACGCTCACCCAATAAGGCGCCCATTCAAAGCGGCTTTTCCATCAGCCCCGATTGGTTTAAGCAATTTGATATTCACCACGTACCGGCCTTTGTTTCGGTTAAAAAAAACCGCTGCTTACCTAAGCAGCCTTGTAAAACCAGTGACTACGACATCCTTTACGGCAACATTTCACTTTACCAAGCTCTGGATTACCTCGCTGCCGGGGATGCGCAGCAAAACATTCACCCGCTGCTGCGCACGCTCTATTCCCAATAA
- the traU gene encoding conjugal transfer pilus assembly protein TraU, whose protein sequence is MTQRHLRLLLCCLLVFIAPSTLAASAACKSRFINPITDICWDCLFPMTIGSSTVMPSKYPDTNNPTMPISYCPKPPPIFVQIGINIGYWEPYALTDITRVPYCMVNMGVQMSGANTQRIGGRVTARDSDSSDGGFYHAHWYKYPIIYWLQLMQSTACMATDVFDVAYMTEIDPLWDDDELSLILNPEALLFGNLVAQLACVPEAMLTSTNTALPIDALFWCLGSQGSAYPLTGTTNYRDTPIQAATLLMQKLNYKLHRQGIIWETRGEDGAICYQYPDPILPKSRYRYQMSGPIPDAAWCHPYTTTTTLWEAGHDNPVTGDNFGFVQWRKRNCVFL, encoded by the coding sequence ATGACTCAACGACACTTGCGTTTACTGTTGTGCTGCCTATTGGTTTTTATTGCCCCATCAACCCTAGCAGCCAGTGCGGCGTGTAAAAGCCGTTTTATTAACCCCATTACCGATATTTGTTGGGATTGTTTGTTCCCGATGACAATAGGCTCATCCACAGTCATGCCGTCCAAATATCCAGACACCAATAACCCCACAATGCCTATCTCTTATTGCCCGAAACCGCCGCCTATCTTTGTGCAAATCGGCATCAACATTGGCTATTGGGAGCCTTATGCCTTAACCGATATCACGCGCGTCCCTTATTGTATGGTGAACATGGGCGTGCAAATGTCAGGCGCCAACACTCAGCGTATCGGTGGTCGCGTGACCGCTCGTGACAGTGACAGCAGTGACGGAGGTTTTTATCACGCCCATTGGTATAAGTACCCCATCATTTATTGGCTACAACTGATGCAATCCACCGCCTGCATGGCCACAGATGTGTTTGATGTTGCCTACATGACGGAAATTGACCCACTTTGGGACGACGATGAGTTATCCCTCATTCTCAATCCCGAAGCGTTACTGTTTGGTAACCTAGTGGCTCAGCTTGCGTGCGTGCCCGAAGCCATGTTGACCTCCACTAACACGGCCTTACCTATTGATGCGTTATTTTGGTGTTTAGGCTCACAGGGCAGTGCCTATCCGCTTACTGGCACCACCAACTATCGAGACACGCCCATCCAGGCGGCGACACTCTTGATGCAAAAGCTTAACTACAAACTGCATCGACAAGGGATCATCTGGGAGACGCGCGGCGAAGATGGCGCGATTTGTTATCAATATCCCGATCCTATTTTGCCAAAATCTCGTTATCGGTATCAAATGTCGGGCCCTATTCCCGATGCCGCCTGGTGTCACCCGTACACCACCACGACCACGCTCTGGGAAGCCGGCCATGACAATCCGGTCACAGGGGATAACTTTGGTTTTGTACAATGGCGAAAGCGCAACTGTGTCTTTTTATAA
- the traW gene encoding type-F conjugative transfer system protein TraW, with translation MAKTLTPLIKPLGQALSLLPFILAAGMATFNAHGKALGQVAPVFPIGEIDMLEWIHQRLKGFEASGQLADMQNEFTERALQSIENPPPVAGLTTTTDPRTFYVDPSITLPKDIIAPTTGAVIAKAGTRVNPFDSRTWPKVDGQDVLPLFELSKVLVFFDARDAQQRRFASEYQNAKPIKWVLTGGSPNKMATLLDARMYFAQQGHLTQSLNITHVPAIAYQDGTRWRIDEVNVSGLQPLEVEQ, from the coding sequence ATGGCAAAGACATTGACGCCTTTAATCAAGCCATTGGGGCAAGCACTTAGTTTGCTGCCTTTTATCCTCGCAGCAGGCATGGCCACTTTTAACGCTCACGGGAAAGCGCTGGGGCAAGTCGCCCCGGTCTTCCCTATCGGTGAAATCGACATGCTGGAATGGATACACCAAAGACTGAAAGGGTTTGAGGCCAGTGGTCAATTGGCGGACATGCAAAACGAGTTCACTGAGCGCGCCCTGCAAAGCATTGAAAACCCGCCGCCGGTTGCAGGCTTAACCACCACAACCGATCCCCGCACCTTTTATGTAGATCCAAGCATCACTCTCCCTAAAGACATCATCGCCCCCACCACGGGGGCCGTGATTGCCAAAGCGGGCACCAGAGTGAACCCCTTTGATAGCCGCACTTGGCCAAAGGTAGACGGTCAAGACGTTTTGCCTCTATTTGAGCTCAGTAAGGTACTGGTCTTTTTTGATGCCAGAGACGCGCAGCAACGAAGGTTCGCCAGCGAGTATCAAAACGCCAAGCCAATCAAGTGGGTGCTGACGGGAGGCAGCCCGAATAAAATGGCGACCTTACTTGATGCAAGAATGTATTTTGCGCAGCAAGGCCACTTAACCCAATCGCTTAACATCACTCACGTCCCGGCCATTGCCTATCAAGATGGCACGCGCTGGCGCATCGATGAAGTGAACGTATCGGGTTTGCAGCCCTTGGAAGTAGAGCAATGA